A single Roseinatronobacter monicus DNA region contains:
- a CDS encoding ketosteroid isomerase-related protein codes for MSSSIIERYFTAFNSGDTDTMLALVSDDVQHFVNQGEMREGRAKFAEFCSHMGVSYRETLRDMVVFVNEDSTRAAAEFVVHGEYLQTDPGLPEAHGQRYVLPAGSFFTLSGGKITRITTYYNLQDWITQVSA; via the coding sequence ATGAGCAGCAGCATCATTGAGCGCTATTTTACGGCCTTTAATTCAGGCGACACAGACACGATGTTGGCCCTTGTCAGCGATGATGTGCAGCATTTTGTCAATCAGGGTGAGATGCGCGAAGGGCGGGCGAAATTCGCAGAGTTTTGCAGCCATATGGGCGTCAGCTACCGCGAGACATTGCGCGATATGGTCGTTTTCGTGAACGAAGACAGCACCCGTGCGGCGGCTGAATTTGTGGTGCATGGTGAATATCTGCAAACCGATCCCGGCCTGCCCGAAGCACATGGTCAGCGCTATGTCTTGCCCGCCGGATCGTTTTTCACGCTGAGCGGTGGAAAAATCACTCGGATTACCACATATTATAACCTACAAGACTGGATCACACAGGTCTCTGCATGA
- a CDS encoding Maf family protein, with product MRLILGSGSPRRKDILAGLGIIPDAITAADIDETPRKNELPRPYCERVTRAKLDAIPSDPDDIVLVADTTVALGRRILGKPEDAAQAAQFLLLLSGRRHNVITSLALRRGAQTWARTQVTAVKMKRLSDDDLNEYLSSNEWQGKAGGYAIQGRGGAFISWIQGSYTGVMGLPAMETAQLLRAAGLRWGT from the coding sequence ATGCGCCTGATTCTAGGCTCTGGCAGCCCACGTCGAAAAGATATTTTGGCGGGGCTTGGCATCATACCCGATGCAATTACCGCCGCCGATATTGACGAGACGCCCCGCAAAAATGAATTGCCGCGCCCCTATTGCGAACGCGTGACGCGCGCCAAGCTGGATGCGATCCCATCAGACCCTGACGATATTGTTCTGGTGGCCGATACCACTGTGGCGCTGGGACGTCGCATTCTGGGCAAACCTGAAGACGCGGCACAGGCGGCGCAATTCCTGCTGCTGTTGTCGGGGCGGCGTCACAATGTCATCACATCGCTGGCCTTGCGGCGCGGCGCACAAACTTGGGCGCGCACGCAAGTCACAGCCGTAAAGATGAAGCGGTTGTCCGATGATGACTTGAATGAATATCTGTCCTCGAACGAGTGGCAGGGCAAGGCTGGCGGCTATGCCATTCAGGGGCGTGGCGGTGCGTTCATTTCGTGGATACAAGGTTCGTATACCGGGGTGATGGGCCTGCCCGCCATGGAGACAGCGCAACTTTTGCGCGCAGCAGGGCTAAGGTGGGGCACATGA
- a CDS encoding UPF0262 family protein, with product MSRICQIDIDDSGLPTPTPEIEQERKVAVFDLLEDNSFMLLARDGQAAPPGPFAMRLAIRDRRLVIAVCDEAGLSLGEVLLSLGPFRQVVKDYYQICGSYFEAVKRLPPSQIEAIDMARRGIHNEGARILQERLEGKADMDIDTARRLFTLICVLHFGG from the coding sequence TAGATATAGATGATAGCGGGCTGCCCACGCCCACGCCTGAGATTGAACAGGAACGCAAGGTCGCTGTATTTGACCTTCTCGAAGATAATTCTTTCATGCTTCTGGCGCGTGACGGACAAGCGGCCCCACCCGGCCCCTTTGCCATGCGCCTTGCAATCCGCGACCGCCGTCTGGTCATCGCTGTGTGTGACGAGGCAGGCCTAAGTCTGGGCGAGGTGCTGCTCTCACTCGGCCCGTTCCGGCAGGTGGTGAAGGATTACTACCAGATTTGCGGCAGCTATTTTGAAGCGGTCAAGCGCCTGCCCCCCAGCCAGATCGAGGCAATCGACATGGCGCGCCGGGGTATTCACAATGAAGGGGCGCGCATTCTTCAGGAACGGCTGGAGGGCAAGGCCGATATGGATATCGACACCGCCCGCCGCTTGTTCACCCTGATTTGCGTTTTGCACTTCGGGGGTTGA
- a CDS encoding low molecular weight phosphatase family protein, protein MAKRFPSSVLFCCDHNSVRSPIAEGLMKKLYGQRAYVQSAGVRNDRDVDGFSVAVSLEAGVELERHRARSFEEMVDWGDDLSGFDLIVALSPASQRQALELTRFAHIDVEYWPIMDPSGLGETRDAKLAAYRQVRDQIKENILARFGPPTER, encoded by the coding sequence ATGGCGAAACGCTTTCCTTCCTCGGTGCTGTTTTGCTGCGACCACAACTCGGTTCGGTCGCCAATCGCTGAAGGGTTGATGAAAAAGCTGTATGGCCAGCGCGCCTATGTGCAATCCGCCGGTGTGCGCAATGACCGCGATGTGGATGGGTTTTCTGTTGCCGTCAGCCTTGAAGCCGGGGTCGAGTTGGAGCGACACCGCGCACGCTCTTTCGAGGAGATGGTGGATTGGGGCGATGATCTGTCGGGGTTTGACCTGATCGTTGCCCTGTCGCCCGCGAGCCAGCGTCAGGCACTGGAACTGACCCGCTTTGCCCATATCGACGTCGAATACTGGCCGATCATGGACCCCTCGGGTCTGGGCGAGACGCGCGACGCCAAGCTTGCGGCCTATCGGCAGGTGCGCGACCAGATCAAGGAAAATATACTGGCCCGGTTCGGGCCACCCACGGAAAGGTAG
- a CDS encoding GNAT family N-acetyltransferase, translated as MSLRIEPLKGAQIAPIMDGLAELRIRVFRDWPYLYEGDLDYERGYLHGYRDNPRAIVAAAFDGAKLVGASTGVPLSDADAEFAQAFEQSPYDTDAIFYCAESVLLPEYRGQGAGHRFFDLREDHARALGYRKAAFCSVIRPADHPARPQGYRPLDGFWRARGYAPLDGVVAHFPWRDIDAAQDSVKPLQFWMREL; from the coding sequence ATGAGTTTACGGATAGAACCCCTGAAAGGCGCGCAAATTGCGCCAATCATGGACGGGCTGGCCGAATTGCGCATACGGGTGTTTCGGGACTGGCCCTATCTGTACGAGGGCGATCTGGACTATGAGCGCGGCTATTTGCACGGATATCGTGACAACCCGCGCGCGATTGTTGCCGCTGCGTTTGACGGCGCAAAACTGGTCGGTGCCTCAACCGGCGTGCCGCTGAGTGACGCCGACGCAGAGTTTGCACAGGCCTTTGAGCAGTCCCCATATGACACTGACGCGATCTTTTACTGCGCCGAATCCGTGTTGCTGCCCGAGTATCGCGGACAGGGCGCTGGCCATCGCTTCTTTGATCTGCGCGAAGACCATGCGCGCGCGCTTGGGTATAGAAAAGCTGCCTTTTGCAGTGTCATCCGTCCTGCCGACCACCCTGCCCGCCCCCAAGGGTATCGCCCGCTGGACGGGTTCTGGCGCGCGCGTGGCTATGCCCCGCTAGACGGTGTTGTCGCCCATTTCCCGTGGCGCGACATCGACGCCGCGCAGGACAGCGTGAAACCCCTTCAATTCTGGATGCGAGAGCTATGA
- the infA gene encoding translation initiation factor IF-1 — MAKEELLEFPGVVKELLPNATFRVELENGHEINAHMAGKMRKNRIRVLVGDKVQVEMTPYDLTKGRINYRFK; from the coding sequence ATGGCCAAGGAAGAACTGCTCGAATTCCCCGGTGTCGTGAAAGAACTTCTGCCAAATGCGACATTTCGGGTCGAGCTGGAAAACGGCCATGAGATCAACGCACATATGGCAGGCAAGATGCGCAAGAACCGCATCCGGGTTCTGGTCGGCGACAAGGTTCAGGTGGAAATGACCCCCTATGACCTTACAAAGGGTCGTATCAACTATCGCTTCAAATAA
- a CDS encoding carbon-nitrogen hydrolase family protein — MKIAAAAYPLDFLPDWESYKTKLGDWVARAADEGADLLVFPEYGAMELVSLGGAEVAADLEAALHEVIRHEAAVIDLHCQLAHTHGVHILGASGPAWAEAPRPVNRAILYGPTGVIGHQDKQIMTRFEREDWDIAPGQGLRVFDTALGKLGVIICYDSEFPLLARALVDSGAEILLAPSATEALAGYNRVKIGAMARALENQCIAVHSPTVGAANWCPAVDMNTGAAAIYGPPDLGFPDTGILAQTALNVPGWASAEISLEAIARVRSSGAVLNHAHWSEQHARISLQVEHCKSL, encoded by the coding sequence ATGAAAATTGCTGCTGCGGCCTATCCGCTGGATTTCCTGCCTGACTGGGAAAGCTACAAAACAAAACTTGGTGACTGGGTGGCCCGTGCCGCCGATGAGGGCGCGGATTTGCTGGTCTTTCCGGAATATGGCGCAATGGAACTGGTCAGCCTTGGCGGGGCCGAGGTGGCCGCTGATCTGGAAGCCGCTTTGCATGAGGTGATCCGCCATGAAGCGGCCGTGATTGATCTGCATTGCCAGCTTGCCCACACCCATGGCGTCCATATTCTGGGTGCGAGTGGCCCCGCATGGGCCGAAGCCCCCCGCCCTGTGAACCGCGCGATCCTCTATGGTCCGACAGGCGTGATCGGGCATCAGGACAAGCAGATCATGACACGGTTCGAGCGCGAAGATTGGGACATTGCCCCTGGTCAGGGGTTGCGCGTGTTCGACACAGCGCTTGGAAAGCTGGGTGTAATCATCTGTTATGACAGCGAATTTCCGCTTTTGGCGCGCGCGCTGGTGGATTCTGGCGCCGAAATCCTGCTGGCCCCGTCCGCGACCGAAGCACTGGCCGGATATAACCGCGTCAAGATCGGCGCGATGGCGCGCGCGCTGGAAAACCAGTGTATCGCGGTTCATTCCCCGACAGTCGGGGCCGCGAACTGGTGCCCTGCTGTCGATATGAACACGGGCGCCGCTGCGATCTATGGGCCACCGGATCTGGGTTTTCCCGACACCGGAATTTTGGCGCAAACCGCCCTGAATGTGCCCGGTTGGGCCAGCGCAGAAATCAGTCTGGAGGCGATTGCCCGCGTGCGCAGTTCTGGCGCAGTGTTGAACCACGCACATTGGAGCGAGCAACATGCGCGCATTTCATTGCAGGTAGAGCACTGCAAATCCCTATAA